The segment GACTTTTTTCAGCTTTCATTGGATGCCCGAACGTTCCATACCAACGCTTACGATCATACCCTCGGGTTTAATTTTGTGAGCAAATTTACCGGTGGCAACGTGCCGTTTCAGAAGCTGGCATTGCTGGGCGGACCAAAGCAAATGCGCGGTTACCTCGAGGGCCGATATCGCGATAAGGTGTACCTGACTACTCAAGCTGAATATAGGGTTCCTGTGTATAAACGGTTTGGCGCAGTCATTTTCGCATCGGTGGGGAATGTAGCCCAAAACCTCTCTGATTTCCCATTGACAAACCTGAAATGGACCCTTGGCCCGGGGTTACGCTACATGATTGATGAAAACCGCAAGGTCAACATTCGGCTGGATGCCGGCTTCGGCCCGGGAGTAAGTGGTTTTGTGCTCACCATCGGCGAAGCCTTTTAATCAGATATCTTTATAATTACCCAGTTCCAGCGTCCAATCGTATTCTTTAAATTCAACGGAAGGGTCGGCATCCTGAGGGACGATTTCATAATCTTTAAGCATTTGTACAGCTCCGCTTTTTCCACCAAAGTCAGCACGGAACCAGCTCATAAGCTTATTTACGACTACCCTGTTTTCTTCCGGATAATAGTCCGTTGTTTTTTCCAGGTATTGTTTCGTGGTGATGTCCAGCTGCTCGTTCACCCGGTCCGGATCGTAGGCGGCGATATAAGGACAGGCTGCAGCTCCACAATTGAGTGCAAAGTGAATGCGGGGGTCAACTTCATCCCATCGAAATTTCTTTTCATATCCACCGGGAAATGGATTGCTGGCATACCCACCGGAAATTTTAACTTTGGATCTTCTGATAATGCCATGCTCAATATCATCAAAGCTTACATCCTTTCCGGCAATGGTTATTTGGGGGGATGAGAAAAAGTTATAACCAAATACCGAATCCCGGTCCTCAAACAACTCCGGATCTTCAGTCAAAATAATTTGCACGTAGGCGTTATATACATTCAGCCAAAATGCCTTCCGTTCTCCTTCCGAATCCAGGCTTTCCTTTAACTCTTTTTCGGATACATTCGCTAGTTTTTCCTGAATCGCTTTTGTTGATTTGCCCTGTCTGAGATTCTCAATCATTTGCTCGGAAAGTTCGGCGTAAGTCATTGCATCCAGGTTTAAGGAGTCTGCCGATATTTCATCCTGCGCCTGACCATCAACTGAGGCCAGGACTCCGGCCATTAATAAAACACTAAAAAGT is part of the Gracilimonas sediminicola genome and harbors:
- a CDS encoding DUF547 domain-containing protein, whose product is MKNILFSVLLMAGVLASVDGQAQDEISADSLNLDAMTYAELSEQMIENLRQGKSTKAIQEKLANVSEKELKESLDSEGERKAFWLNVYNAYVQIILTEDPELFEDRDSVFGYNFFSSPQITIAGKDVSFDDIEHGIIRRSKVKISGGYASNPFPGGYEKKFRWDEVDPRIHFALNCGAAACPYIAAYDPDRVNEQLDITTKQYLEKTTDYYPEENRVVVNKLMSWFRADFGGKSGAVQMLKDYEIVPQDADPSVEFKEYDWTLELGNYKDI